In a genomic window of Littorina saxatilis isolate snail1 linkage group LG6, US_GU_Lsax_2.0, whole genome shotgun sequence:
- the LOC138968778 gene encoding protein sprouty homolog 3-like, whose amino-acid sequence MPLSSWDPTTHHQQPMRTSSIRTLPPPDVSPSQQQAIVTLAQVRCGPRAINEYVDSPRTLPILPLKSTHIGLSSSSLPPSPAPVHAVSLPCRTNTRPTNGGGVVGGSTVSSGNGGGGGSAVISTQPSKSPPLKDDAAGGGGGGGGGAGGERGAGPGDGHSSIMCSKCGQCRCAACSEPRELPAKWCCGNRYEVSPALAVEVCTCFCCVQAVFYHCGAEEENACYDNPCACGGSKCCSRWTCVAAAAMLLPCLLCYWPMRGCLAATTACYNCCRKKGCQCSKRPCESKTNSQTRRLLVESDSSSA is encoded by the coding sequence ATGCCCCTTTCCTCCTGGGACCCGACGACCCACCACCAACAGCCAATGAGAACATCCTCCATCCGGACTCTGCCCCCTCCTGATGTATCTCCGTCTCAACAGCAAGCCATCGTCACGTTGGCCCAGGTGCGCTGCGGCCCGCGTGCCATCAACGAGTATGTGGACTCTCCTCGCACGCTGCCCATCCTGCCGCTCAAGTCCACCCACATTGGACTGagctcctcctccctccctcccagcCCCGCCCCAGTCCACGCGGTCAGCCTGCCGTGCCGGACCAACACGCGCCCCACCAATGGTGGTGGTGTGGTGGGAGGGAGTACCGTCAGCAGCGGCAATGGTGGCGGTGGTGGCAGCGCTGTGATTTCCACGCAGCCGTCAAAGTCTCCGCCGCTCAAAGATGACGCAGCGGGCGGGGGCGGTGGTGGAGGAGGCGGAGCAGGAGGCGAGAGGGGGGCAGGGCCGGGCGACGGTCACTCCTCGATTATGTGCTCCAAATGCGGCCAGTGTCGCTGCGCAGCGTGTTCGGAGCCACGAGAACTTCCGGCCAAGTGGTGCTGTGGGAACCGCTACGAGGTGAGCCCGGCACTGGCGGTGGAAGTGTGCACGTGTTTCTGCTGCGTTCAGGCCGTCTTCTACCACTGCGGGGCGGAGGAGGAGAACGCGTGCTACGATAACCCTTGTGCTTGTGGGGGCAGCAAGTGCTGTTCAAGATGGACGTGTGTGGCGGCGGCGGCCATGCTTCTCCCTTGTCTGTTGTGTTACTGGCCCATGCGAGGGTGCTTGGCCGCCACCACCGCCTGCTACAACTGTTGTCGGAAGAAGGGCTGTCAGTGTTCCAAGCGACCGTGTGAGTCCAAAACTAACTCGCAGACAAGACGGTTACTGGTGGAATCGGACAGCTCGAGTGCTTGA